The DNA region TTTCAATCACCAAGCCGATCCTGGTGCGCAGCCCGCAGCGAAGAAGGTGATGATGCACCGCCGAGACCGCCAGCAGGCTGGGAATCGCCGCCGTTTCCTCGTTGATCCCGCGGTCGCTGAGCACGATCAGGGAGTAGCTTTCCTCAACAGCCTGCTCAGCTTCCTTGAAACAACGCTCGAGCGTCTTGTGTACGCCCTCGATACCCTCTGCGATCTTGAAGATGATCGGGACGATGAGTGTGCGGAAATTCTCGTGCTGGGCGTGCTTGAGCTTATCCAGGTCGTCGTTGGTCAGGATCGGCCGGCTGAGTTTGAGCAGACCGGCGTTGCGCGGAGTTTCCTTGATCAGGTTAGCCTCGCGGCCGATATAGCTCATCAGCGACATCACCAGCTGCTCGCGGATCGGATCGATTGCCGGGTTGGTCACCTGGGCGAAAAGCTGCTTGAAATAATTGAACAGCAGCTTGGGGCGGTCGCTGAGCACCGCCAGGGGCGTATCATTGCCCATCGAGCCCACCGGCTCGCTGCCTTTCGAGGCCATCGGGCCCAGGATCACGCTCAGGTCCTCGTCCGTATAACCGAACGCGATCTGACGCTGGACGATTGTCTCCTGTATCGGACGGACCGGCATGGCGCAGTCGAACAGCCCGCGCAGCTCGATCCGGTTTTCGTTGACCCAGCGGCGGTAGGGCTGGAGACGGCTGATTACCGCTTTGATCTCGGGATCGTAAATTATGCGTTTCTCTTCGGTATCGATCAGCACCATCTGGCCCGGTCCCACCCGTCCCTTGCTGCGGATTTTTTCGGGCGGGAACTCGAGCACTCCCACCTCGCTGGCCAGCACGAACAGATTGTCGTGGGTGACCACGTAGCGCGCCGGGCGAAGGCCGTTGCGGTCGAGGCAGCTGCCGATCACCCGGCCATCGGTGAACGAGATTGCCGCCGGACCGTCCCAGGGTTCCATCAGTATACTGTGGTACTCGAAAAACCCGCGCTGGTCCTCGCTCATCTGGTACTTTGCGCCCCAGGCTTCCGGGATCAGCATCATCATGGCGTGGGGCAGGCTGCGGCCGCAGGCGGTCAGCATTTCGGCGATATTGTCCAGGGCCATCGAGTCGCTTCCGCCGGGCGTGATAATCGGCAACAGTTTCTTGAGATCGTCGCCGAAAAGCTCGCTCTCGATAGTCGCTTCCCGGGCGCGGGTCCAGTTTACATTGCCGCGCAGGGTGTTGATCTCACCGTTATGGGCCAGAACGCGAAACGGCTGGGCGAGTTCCCAGGAGGGGAAAGTGTTCGTGCTGTAGCGCTGATGGACCATGGCGAGAACGCTGGTCAGCGACTGGTCATTAAGGTCGTCGAAAAAGAGCGGCACCTGGTGGGCCAGCATCAGCCCCTTGTAAATAATCGTGCGGGATGAAAGGCTTGGTATGTGAAAACCGCAGCATTGGGCATCCTCGCGCCCGCGGACACGGTTCTCGGCAATCTTGCGGACCAGCAGCAGTTTCCGTTCCAGCGCGTCCTGATCTTTATCGCTGGAACCGATGAAAAAGTGTCTGATATCCGGCATGCTTTTGCGAGCGGACTTGCCCAGCGCATCCGGATTGACCGGAACATCCCGCCAACCGAGAAATTTCTGCCCGGCCTCGGCCACGGACTGTTCGAGTTCGGAGATACAGAAATCGCGCAGTTCCTGATCACCCGGCAGGAAAACCACACCTACTCCGTAGGACCCGAATTCAGGCAGGCCGAACCCAAGCTCCGCGCACTTCTTCCGGAAAAAACCGTCGCAAATCTGGATCAGGATCCCGGCCCCGTCACCTGTCTCGGGATCATCGGCCACCGCTCCCCTGTGGGTCAGATTGATCAGGATCTGGATACCCTGGCGGATTATCTCATGACTGGGCTCGCCATCCACGTGAGCGACAAAACCGACTCCGCAGTTATCGTGCTCGGTCTCCGGCCGGTAGAGAGTGCGATGCGCCGGAAGAGTTCTCGGATCGATTTTACTCACCAGCCCAGTCTCCGGTAGAAATCTGCTGAAGACGATTGTACCCGAGTCATTCCTGAGGCCTGCCGAAGAACGCCGGGAAGACGAAGCGGACACTGACATGGAAGGAAGAATTACGGGCCGAAGCCTGCTTCCAGGACCTGCACACGGCCAACATAACGGACCGGCCATGATAGTGTGCCAAAGCATTTCAACTTAATCCATTCCGATACTGTCTGGCAAGAATTTTCTTTATCCGCCAGGTTTGCTGCATTACAGAAAACATCGGCCCATACAAAAAACGGCGGAGAGAAACTTCTCCCCGCCGTTGAAGAGCGTACGATATTATTAGTAAGCAAATAATTTATAACAACTTCAGAATTGCCAGCACGTCGAAAATGTCCGTCTTGCCGTCGCCGTTCACATCGGACGGCCCGACTGTCGGGTTACCGCTGAGCGCCCCCAGCACGGCCAGCACGTCGAAAATATCCACCTTGCCGTCACCCGAAGCGTCGCCGGTCTGGAACTGGCTGATCGTCAGCGTACCGGCCTCGGCGGTGACTTCTATTTCCGTTCCCAAAGTGTCCTCATCAGACGCCACGTTGACCAGCGAGACATTGGCCAGGTCCAGGGTCAGATCGCCGACGGCGGCGTCGGAGTCCACTGTAAATTTCACTTCCAGAATCTCTTTATCCGCACCGGCGCTGATCGTGTTCAGCGGGATTTCGGGATCGATATTGAGATGCAGCATGTAAATCACCAGCTTGCCGGAGCTGTTGGCTGTGTTGATCAAGTCATCGTCGAGTACGGGGATATCCAGTCCGCTGGCATCATCGCCGGCGACCACGCTGTTTGTGCTCAACGGCTTTATTTGCAGCGAGTTCTGGTCGAACAGCAGGTCCAGGCTCAGTGCGTGAACGTCGGTATCGGAGGTAAGCTTGACTGTAATAGTGGCGCTTCCGCCTGCCGCGCCGGTGGCGTCCTCGACCCAGATAACGTTATTCTGGCCGAATGCCGAAGCGGCAAACAGTCCGACAGCAAGAACCACGGATGAACAGATCCTGACTAGACTCATCATCCCTCTCCTGAATATGATTGAACAACTGCTTGTAATCTTGTCTTTATGGTCCAGGAAAAAAATAAATCTTCAATACCATGATTACAAGGATAATCTCCTTTTGTTCCGAACCATGTCCTGAAGACATCGCTAGATAGTAGTTGGAAACCCCGGCTCGACGCAAGTTAGAATAAAGTTAGCCCCGGCCGGTTCAAGACGGCTCTTTCCAACTGGATATTACCGGTCTTTGCTCAACAACGGCGGCAACTACGCCGTCCAGCCGCTTTCCCGCCTCCACCCGGAAACCGTCGCCCAGTAACGAATCAGTTACACGAGCGTCCGGCCCGACAGCAACACCCTTGCCCAGTACCGAATTCGCGACGACTGCGTTAGCGCCGATCCGGCACCCCGCTCCCAGTTCAAGCGGTCCGTTAAGCACTGATGAGGAGTCCAGATCACAACCCGCACCTGCTATTAACGCCCGGCCTGGAGAGCCGTCTGCGGCTGATTCCTGTATCAACTCAGCGGCCGCCGAGAGAAACCACAACGGGGTCCCCAGGTCGAACCAGCGGAAAGAGGTGTGGTAACCGAATACCGGTGATCCGGCTTCGATCAGTCGTGGGTAGTGCCGGCTGTTGATATCCGAAAACCCGGGGCCGATCCCCGCAACGAACTCCGGTTCCAGAATATGGATGCCGGTAAAATGCAGGGTGCGCGAACCGCCGGCGCTACTCCCGGGACTGCCTGCCACCCGAACCAGTCGGCCCCCGCCGGCAATTTCCACTCCACGGTAGCTCTCGCCCGGCGGCATGTCGATCAGAACCATCGTCCCCAGCGAGCCATTGCGCTCGTGGAACTCCAGCGCGCCTCGCAGATCGGGGTCCCCGTAGTAACAGTCGCCGTTCACGAGCGCCCCACAAGGCTCCGCCGGTTCCGAGGATTTCCGGCTCGAAACTGTATTCCACATGCTCGTCGTGCTCGGCCAGAGTATCACGTACCGAACCTGGAGCATGGTGCAGGTTGACAACTATCCTCTCCACGCCGGCGGCCCTCAGCAGGCGGACCACACGTACAATGACAGGGACTCCGGCCAGGGAGAGCGAGACTTTGGAGCGTCTCTGCGTGAGAGGGCGCAACCGGACGCCGAATCCGGCCGCCAGGACCATGGCAATCATATTGTCCCGGGTGGTCAGGTAGGAAAAGGCGGACGTCAGATCTGTTTCTGCGAGCCGGCTGACGGCTGCACTTTACGGCTTGCCTGCAGTTTTTTCAGTTCACCGGTGAGCCGGCTGTTTTCCTGTTCGATTTTGAGAAGCTTCTCTTCGATTGCCTTCAACTCATCGGCATGCTTGGCTTTGTCCTTCTTGATTGTTTCGAGTTCGACCAGGGTATCGCAATAGTCCTCGTTGGTGCGCTCGATCTTGCCGGAGAGCGAATCGATTATCATAAACAGCTCCAGCGGGCTCTGACGGGCCATGTTGAGCATGTCGCGCTTGCCGAACACCATTACTTCCCCGTCGCTCATGGCCTTGACCGTGGCGCTGCGGGTGAGGTCGTCGAACATGGCGCTTTCGCCCACGATATCGCCCTCAGACAGCTCGCCGAGCACCACTTCTTCACCACCGGCGCTGCGAATAACTTCCAGGCGGCCTTTCTTGACAATAAAGCCGCACTGGCCTTTCTGGCCCTGCCTGATAACCACCTGGCCCTTGCGAACCGTTTTCGTCATGAAATTAACGTCCACCGCGTGCTTGCGAGAATTCTCCAGCTCATCCAGAGTCATCGTGAAATCCAGCGTTTCATCCTCCTCCACTTTTTCCCTGTGGAACGCCCCCTCGTCCACCAGCGAACTGGTCCTGTTCAGTCGTTCGCTCAAGCGGCTCAACAGCTTGCGCACTCCCGGAGTCAGCTTGCCCAGGTACTTGTCGAAATCCTCTTTGCTCATGATCGCCACCCGGGAATCCTCGAGAGCGCGCACCGTGGCGCTGCGCTTGCCGGAATCATTGTCGATCAGGCTCATCTCACCGAAAAATTCGCTGGGACCCAGAACTCCGATCACCACGTCCCGGCCGTCCTTGCGCTTGAGAACTTCCACCATGCCGGTCAGGATCACGAAAAAGGTGCTGCCGGGCTGCCCCTCCTTGATAATCACCTCACCCCGGCAGAAAGTTTTCTCTAACTGGGCACCCATCGTGTTAGTCTCCGTGTTCGATCGACAAACGGGCCTGAGTGAATTAAACCGCTGATCTTCTATTCATTTGAACTTAACCAGGTCCTGTGCGGTTGGCAAGCGAAGAGACCGATGGAACTGCTTACAGCCCGCTTGCCAGTCCATGTACCGCCAGGGCGCATTTTTCCGCCGCCAGACGGGCCCGGACAGCATGTCCTTCAACCGAGCTTCCGTCAGCGTGGTCGCTCACCGCTTTAACGACCGCCACCGGAATCTTGCGCTCCCGGCAGTAGGAGGCCACTTCCCACGCTTCCATGTCCACGAACCCGGCGCCGAATCTCCGTGCCAGAAGTTCTGCGACCCGTGGATCGAACACAGGTGCGTTGTGAGTCACCAGGCAGCCGCCGTCTCGGACGGTCTCCCCGCCCGAAGGAAGCTGCTCAAGCCGAATCGGCTCCCGGCTAGAGTGGTGCACCGCGGCCACCGAATCCATCACCACAACTTCGCTCAGCGGCACGGACGTATCCAGTGCGCCGCAGACCCCGAAATCAATCACCAGTTCGGATTTATCAAGTACCTCCTTAACTTTAAGCAGACTCTCCGCCGTCCTCTCCGGCCCCGCCCCGCAGAGAGCCGTCACCACCCGGTGCGGCCCGATTCCTCCCCGCCAGAGCTTGACGCCGTTCACGGTCTCTTTGGTCACGGAATCCAGCAGACCCAGCAATACCGAGGCTTCACTCCTGTACGCAGCCACCAGCCCGATCAGCATATATTTGACTTCTCCGTAGCTTAATCCTTACATTTAATATTTATACAGCCTTGCTAAACTACTACTCGTCCCGGCGGCGATCAATCGCAATGTATTCCATCTGGGATTACGCTCACAGCCTGTGGCATAAAATGGTCCGGGATGATGTTCTGTTCCTGGCTTCGGGTATCGCGTTCAACCTGCTGATCTGCCTGATCCCGCTGATCCTGATCATTTTTGCCATGGCCGGGTACACCTTCAGCAGTTCTTCCGAATTGTGGGACAACGCGGTGATTTATCTGCAGAGTCTCCTGCCGGTCTCAAGCGAATGGATTATCAACAATACCCAGCGGCTGATCAACGACCGCCAGTGGATCGGAATCCTGGGACTGGGCGGCATGGCGCTGACCGCCACGCGGCTGTTCGCCTCGCTGCGAACGGTGCTGGACAGGGTATTCGAGGCCCGGCATACGCGGGGTATCATCCACGGCAAGCTGTTCGACTTCATGATCCTCGTGCTGATCGCCACCCTGCTGGTGGTCGCGAACTTCACGTTCGCGCTGCTGCCGATCGTACTGCGGGAAAATATTCTGTTCAACAACCAGTTGTTCTCGCTGCTGCCGCTGCTGAAAAGCAAGACCGCGGCGATAGTTTTCACTTTTCTGCTCAATGCCGCCTTCATCTTTCTCTCCTACCGCTTTTTCCCCTCGCGCAGCGTGCGTACGGACACCTGCGCAATCGCCACCTCGATTGCGGTGACCGTCTTCGAGGTCAGCAAGTACCTCTACGGTTATTTTATCCTGATGTACGGGGAGTTCAACCGGATCTACGGGACCCTGGCGGCGATCGTGGCGCTGATCGTCTGGTTTTACATCTCTTCGATGGTGTACGTGATCGCCGCCGAGATCGGGTTTATCCACGAGCAGGGACGGATGCGCTCGCTGAAACGATAGAGAACCGCCCCCCCTCACCCCGCCTTTTGCTCCCCCGGCGGACGGCGGATACTCTCCAGCCACGCGGCCGGACCCTTGCGCATGCAGTCGAAGCCGTACTTGCCGCGAAGGGCGTCCACCGTGTCGCGTAGAACCGCTCCTCGCGCTTTTGCCTCCCCACAGCTCCGCTCAGCGCCGTACAACCGGCGTAAACACCAGCCGCAACCGTCCGCACCAGCGGCGCATGGCGCGGACCATGCCGGCCTGGTCCGGGCAGATACGCTCGTCAAGCAGCACCAGTTTGCAGCGGTCCGGCCGCCCC from Candidatus Glassbacteria bacterium includes:
- a CDS encoding NTP transferase domain-containing protein translates to MIAMVLAAGFGVRLRPLTQRRSKVSLSLAGVPVIVRVVRLLRAAGVERIVVNLHHAPGSVRDTLAEHDEHVEYSFEPEILGTGGALWGARERRLLLRGPRSARRAGVPRAQWLAGDDGSDRHAAGRELPWSGNCRRGPTGSGGRQSRE
- a CDS encoding cyclic nucleotide-binding domain-containing protein, with amino-acid sequence MGAQLEKTFCRGEVIIKEGQPGSTFFVILTGMVEVLKRKDGRDVVIGVLGPSEFFGEMSLIDNDSGKRSATVRALEDSRVAIMSKEDFDKYLGKLTPGVRKLLSRLSERLNRTSSLVDEGAFHREKVEEDETLDFTMTLDELENSRKHAVDVNFMTKTVRKGQVVIRQGQKGQCGFIVKKGRLEVIRSAGGEEVVLGELSEGDIVGESAMFDDLTRSATVKAMSDGEVMVFGKRDMLNMARQSPLELFMIIDSLSGKIERTNEDYCDTLVELETIKKDKAKHADELKAIEEKLLKIEQENSRLTGELKKLQASRKVQPSAGSQKQI
- a CDS encoding NDP-sugar synthase, with translation MSTCTMLQVRYVILWPSTTSMWNTVSSRKSSEPAEPCGALVNGDCYYGDPDLRGALEFHERNGSLGTMVLIDMPPGESYRGVEIAGGGRLVRVAGSPGSSAGGSRTLHFTGIHILEPEFVAGIGPGFSDINSRHYPRLIEAGSPVFGYHTSFRWFDLGTPLWFLSAAAELIQESAADGSPGRALIAGAGCDLDSSSVLNGPLELGAGCRIGANAVVANSVLGKGVAVGPDARVTDSLLGDGFRVEAGKRLDGVVAAVVEQRPVISSWKEPS
- a CDS encoding YihY/virulence factor BrkB family protein, whose product is MYSIWDYAHSLWHKMVRDDVLFLASGIAFNLLICLIPLILIIFAMAGYTFSSSSELWDNAVIYLQSLLPVSSEWIINNTQRLINDRQWIGILGLGGMALTATRLFASLRTVLDRVFEARHTRGIIHGKLFDFMILVLIATLLVVANFTFALLPIVLRENILFNNQLFSLLPLLKSKTAAIVFTFLLNAAFIFLSYRFFPSRSVRTDTCAIATSIAVTVFEVSKYLYGYFILMYGEFNRIYGTLAAIVALIVWFYISSMVYVIAAEIGFIHEQGRMRSLKR